ATCGCGTCGACATTGCTGGGATCCGTGGCCGGGCACCTCTCACTCGAGGTGGTGTTCTTGGCCGCGGGCGTCCTCTTCACTCTGCCGCTGATCTCTCCTGACCCATTGCCACATCGCCAATCGCATCTCGGTCGCCTGTTGGACATGTTCATCGAGATGCCCCTTCATGCGTTCTTCGGGGTGATCGCGATGATGGCGACCGTACCGCTGGTGGGCTTCTTCGCCCGGCCGCCGGCGGCGTGGAGCGTTGACGCTGTTGCTGATCAGCGCATCGCTGGCGCGTTGGCGTGGTCCTATGGTGAGCTGCCGTCGCTGATTATCGTGCTGATCCTGTTGTTCGCGTGGGCGTCCGACGACACCCGCCGAGCGGAGGCCGCCGACCGCCGGAAAGATGTGGAAGGCGACGCGGAGCTCGATGCGTACAACGCTTGGCTGTTGCGGCTGAATCGCCGCTGAGCAAGCTATTCCTTGCTGGCGCGTCGCCGGTTGAGTTCGGTGGCGAGCCAGAGTCCGCCGCCGGCGAGGATCAGCACGACGATGATGATCACGACCACCAGCGCGATCGGCGTCCCGGAGGACGAGTTCGCGGCCGTCGGGGGGCTGGTTGGTGAGGCGACAACGGAGGGGGTCGGCGTTGCCGATGACGTCGGCGTCACGGTCGCGGTGGCAGCGGCCGGGATGGGCCCGGCGTAGCTGAAGGTGTAGCTGCCGTCGATCGGATGCCCGTCGGCGGAGACCGTGCGCCAGGACACTGTGTAATCGCCTTGATCGGTCATCAGAACGGCACGGGACAGGGTCCGGTCCTGGATGCGGAGTTCGCCGGTGGTGACCTCGTGGCCGCCCGGACCGACGGCCTGGATGACGATGCCGCCCTGGAGGCCGCTCAGCGGTGCCTCGTTGAAGGTCAGCACGATCTGGTCCAGCTTTTCGGTGACGGTTTGGCCTTGGGCCGGATTGGATTCAGTGAGAGCATCGTGTGCTTCGGCAGGGGGCGCGGTCAGGCAGTTGGCGACCAGAGCGAGCGCGACGACTCCCAGGAGGGCAAGGACCCTCCACAGGAAACGGCTGGGCTCGGCGGCGGCGCTGGGGGCAGTCATCAATGGTCCCTGTGTTACTCGTGTGCGGAATGCTCGTGGCGGCTGTGCTGCGGGGGCTCGAACTGGAAGGTGGAGTGTTCGATACTGACCTCGAAGTGACTTGCAACGCAGTCCTGCAGCTTGTCCAGGAGCTCGGGCAGACGCCCGTTCTCGAAGGTATCGGGTTCCACGATGACGTGTGCGGTGAGGACCGGCAGCCCGGTGGCGATCTGCGTGGCGTGCAGGTCGTGGATGTCGACTACCTCCGGCAGCTCCAGGACGTGATTGCGCACGGAGTCGAGGTCGAGGCCGGGCGGTGTGGATTCCAGCAGCACGCTGGTCGTCTCCCGCAGCAACTTGAACGCACGCGGGAGGATCAGTACTCCGATGAACATTCCGGCCAGCGCGTCAGCGGCACCCCATCCGGTCAGTCCGATCAGGATCGCAGCGACGATGACCGCAACCGAACCGAGCGCGTCGTTCATCACCTCGAGGAAGGCGGCGCGGAGGTTGAAGTTCTCGCTTCGGCTGGAGGCCAGCACGGTCAGCGAGGCGATGTTGCCGACCAAGCCGATGATGCCGAAGACCAGCAGCTCGGTGGAGGGAATCTCCGGCGGCTCGAACAGCCGCCGAATGCCCTCGATCAAGACGAACACGCCGACCCCGAGGAGGACGGCGGCCTGCGCGGTCGCGGCGAGCACCTCAGCCCGCCGGTAGCCCCAAGTGCGCTTGTTCGTAGCCGGTTTGGTGCTCAGGTACGACGCCACCAACGCCATCGCCAGCCCGGCAGTATCGGTAAGCATGTGGCCGGCGTCGACGAGCAACGCCAGGGAGCCGGTGAGGACCGTGCCGACGACCTCGGCAATCAGGATGACGAAAGTGATGCCGAACGCGATCGAGAGGCGAACGCGATGGCGTTTGGCGGCCTCGCCGAAGAGTTCCATCGTGCTGCCATGGTCGTGGCCATCCATGCGACCTCCTTTCGCCATCACCCACTTTACGTCAATACATGCGAATATGTAAATTAGTTAATGTAGTTGAGAACCGTAATCAGAACCGTTCTCGGTACGATGAAGAATCGAGGAGCGAGTCGTGGACGAATTGACGTTGAACATCGAGAGCGCCGGCGAGCTGGCGGAGGTCTTCCATGGCCTGGCATCGCCGACGCGCTTGCGCGTGCTCGCCAGACTTCGGCAGAGTCCATCGAGCGTGACCGTCTTGGCGGAGGAGCTGGAGATCGGACAGGCGACGCTATCGAACCACCTGCGCATCCTCCGCCAGGCAAAGCTCGTCATCGGCGACCGCGACGGACGCTCCATCACCTACCGGCTGTTCGATGACCACGTCGTCGAGTTCTTCGACCAGGCACTGCTGCACCTCGGCCACGCCCAGCCGGGCGGCGACTAGTCGCCGAAGAGATCCCCCAGCCAGCCACCGCGGCGCTTGTTGCCGTAGCCGTTGTGGCCGGAGTTACCGTGGCCGGCGTTTCCGTGGCCGCTCTTGTTGTGATGTCCGGATCGATTCGGGTCCGACCATCCTTGCGGGTCAGCCGGGGCGGCGTATCCAGTCGATGGGCTCTGGGTCAGTGAGCGTTCGATGATCTTGTCGAGCTCGCCCCGATCCAGCCAAACGCCTCGGCAGGCGGGACAGTAGTCGATCTCGATTCCGGAGCGATCGGAGAGCAGGAGTGTCTCGCCGTCAACGGGACATTTCATGGTTCTTACCCTTCTGGTCGGTATGGTTGCCGGAGCGTAGGGGCCTCGTCTGAGAGTCGGCTGATCGCGGACGCGACTCGGATGCGGCAGTCAGGAGCCGTTTGCTACGCTTCCCACCAAAAGCTGGCTGTTATCGAACTGTGACCGTGGAGGTGAGGTGAACGCGCTGAGTGCAAGAGGAATCCGACGCTGGGTCGTCCTCGCCGTCGCAGCGCTCACCGTCGTGTTCGCTCTGCTGCTGGCGCACATGTTCGAAACGGCACACCCGGTCAACGAAACCGCCGGGCCCGCGGCATCCGCCATTGAGGGCAACGCCGCTCCGGCAGCAGCAAAAGCCGCCGCCGCCGCGCTCGCTTCATCAGAGAACGGCGTCCCACACGACCAGGTGCTGGTCCTGGGGTGCGTCCTCGGACTTGCTGCGGCCGCCTTAGCTCTAGCCCTGTTCGTGGGTTTGCTGCGACGAGACGTCCGCCTGACTCTTCTGCGCGTCGTGCGACGCCTGGGCGCGTCATTGCAGCTCGAGCGACCACTCGCGCCTTCTCTGGAATCTCTGGCCATAAGCCGGACCTGACGACACTTTCGCGCACCCACGGTGCCCTCGTCGTTCTTGTCCGTGCCCGCATAGGGCCGAGTCCGGAAACCCTAAATGCTCATCACCCGCCGCGCGCGGCCGGTTCGCCGCGCAACCTTCACCCCCGCCCCCGCTGAACCTCGATCACGTCGTGAGGCTCTCTCCGCTGAACGGAGCGTCCCAAGACGGCGACGCCGCAGCCGGCCGCGCTCCAAGGGTCGGCCTGCCCGCCGTTCCCTGCTACTTCCTCTGGCGGGGGCCGTCTTCGCCGTGACTTTGAGCGTGGCGACCTCGGTTCCAGCCGAAGCTGTACAACCTGACGGCGCCCTCGAAACGGTGGCCGACACCATCGTCGCGGGTGTGCCGCAGGCTATCGGGCAGACCGGCGGCGCAGCCGTTCCGGTGAATCGTGACGCACCCAGCGCGACCTCAGAAGCCGAACTCAAGGCTGCGGCGCGAACGGACCCCGCGGGCACTCTCGTGGGCAACACGCTTGGCCCGATCCAGTGGCCGTTCGCCGGCGATGTCCCGATCAGCGACGGCTATGGGTCGCGCTCCGCGCCCTGCTCCGGGTGCTCCAGCAACCACAAGGGCCTGGACATGACCCCCGGCGGCGGCACCAAGATCGCCGCGATCGCTGACGGCGTGGTCCGTTCCGCCGAAGAGTCCGATGTCGGGTTCGGCGTGAATGTGATCATCGACCACCGGGTCAATGGTG
This window of the Leifsonia shinshuensis genome carries:
- a CDS encoding copper resistance CopC family protein, with product MTAPSAAAEPSRFLWRVLALLGVVALALVANCLTAPPAEAHDALTESNPAQGQTVTEKLDQIVLTFNEAPLSGLQGGIVIQAVGPGGHEVTTGELRIQDRTLSRAVLMTDQGDYTVSWRTVSADGHPIDGSYTFSYAGPIPAAATATVTPTSSATPTPSVVASPTSPPTAANSSSGTPIALVVVIIIVVLILAGGGLWLATELNRRRASKE
- a CDS encoding cation diffusion facilitator family transporter — translated: MDGHDHGSTMELFGEAAKRHRVRLSIAFGITFVILIAEVVGTVLTGSLALLVDAGHMLTDTAGLAMALVASYLSTKPATNKRTWGYRRAEVLAATAQAAVLLGVGVFVLIEGIRRLFEPPEIPSTELLVFGIIGLVGNIASLTVLASSRSENFNLRAAFLEVMNDALGSVAVIVAAILIGLTGWGAADALAGMFIGVLILPRAFKLLRETTSVLLESTPPGLDLDSVRNHVLELPEVVDIHDLHATQIATGLPVLTAHVIVEPDTFENGRLPELLDKLQDCVASHFEVSIEHSTFQFEPPQHSRHEHSAHE
- a CDS encoding ArsR/SmtB family transcription factor encodes the protein MDELTLNIESAGELAEVFHGLASPTRLRVLARLRQSPSSVTVLAEELEIGQATLSNHLRILRQAKLVIGDRDGRSITYRLFDDHVVEFFDQALLHLGHAQPGGD
- a CDS encoding TFIIB-type zinc ribbon-containing protein, which produces MKCPVDGETLLLSDRSGIEIDYCPACRGVWLDRGELDKIIERSLTQSPSTGYAAPADPQGWSDPNRSGHHNKSGHGNAGHGNSGHNGYGNKRRGGWLGDLFGD
- a CDS encoding M23 family metallopeptidase, which translates into the protein MADTIVAGVPQAIGQTGGAAVPVNRDAPSATSEAELKAAARTDPAGTLVGNTLGPIQWPFAGDVPISDGYGSRSAPCSGCSSNHKGLDMTPGGGTKIAAIADGVVRSAEESDVGFGVNVIIDHRVNGERFASLYAHMQFGSLQVRAGDRIAAGQIIGRVGTTGASTGNHLHLEIWANGETPIDPYSWLRARAR